In Kazachstania africana CBS 2517 chromosome 4, complete genome, the following are encoded in one genomic region:
- the SSL2 gene encoding TFIIH/NER complex ATPase/helicase subunit SSL2 (similar to Saccharomyces cerevisiae SSL2 (YIL143C); ancestral locus Anc_5.695), with amino-acid sequence MTDVDGYNTRSKGKIFPAMTETFFSDDEESVATEDEAFIDGDDDYGYNETPSIKVAKPVKKTKTTRITGTDAVSKLAAKDQSFLQSGNSDIPEDFKPDTVSGMFRSHDFSYLRLRPDHASRPIWISPSDGRIILESFSPLAEQAQDFLVTIAEPISRPSHIHEYKITAYSLYAAVSVGLETDDILSVLDRLSKVPVAQSIIDFIKSATVSYGKVKLVIKHNRYFVETSQADILQMLLKDPIIGPLRIDSDQQQQVSKMADATAVNNATGTSTNINPNDVEAMFSAVVGGDNEREEDDDDIDAVHSFEIANASVEIVKRRCQEIDYPVLEEYDFRNDHRNPDLGIDLKPSTQIRPYQEKSLSKMFGNGRARSGIIVLPCGAGKTLVGITAACTIKKSVIVLCTSSVSVMQWRQQFLQWCTLQPENCAVFTSDNKEMFQTESGLVVSTYSMVANTRNRSHDSQKVMDFLTGREWGFIILDEVHVVPAAMFRRVVSTIAAHAKLGLTATLVREDDKISDLNFLIGPKLYEANWMELSQKGHIANVQCAEVWCPMTAEFYQEYLRESARKRMLLYIMNPTKFQACQFLIQYHEKRGDKIIVFSDNVYALQEYALKLGKPFIYGSTPQQERMNILQNFQYNDQINTIFLSKVGDTSIDLPEATCLIQISSHYGSRRQEAQRLGRILRAKRRNDEGFNAFFYSLVSKDTQEMYYSTKRQAFLVDQGYAFKVITHLHGMENLPNLAYSSARERRELLQEVLLKNEEAAGIEVGDDADNTIGRGNNVNRRFKNKAVRGEGSLAGLAGGEDMAYMEYSTNKNKDLKEHHPLIRKMYYKNAKK; translated from the coding sequence ATGACTGACGTTGATGGCTATAATACTAGAAGTAAGGGCAAGATCTTCCCAGCGATGACAGagactttcttttcagaCGATGAAGAGTCAGTAGCAACAGAAGATGAAGCTTTCATTGATGGGGATGATGATTATGGTTACAACGAAACGCCCAGCATCAAAGTGGCTAAACCTGTTAAAAAAACTAAAACGACAAGGATCACAGGCACAGACGCAGTGAGTAAACTAGCAGCCAAAGACCAAAGTTTCCTACAAAGCGGAAATAGTGATATACCGGAAGATTTCAAGCCTGACACAGTTTCTGGCATGTTTAGGTCTCACGACTTTAGTTACTTAAGGCTGAGACCCGATCATGCCTCCAGACCTATATGGATATCACCTAGTGACGGTAGGATTATCTTGGAAAGTTTTTCTCCTTTAGCAGAGCAAGCACAAGATTTTCTGGTGACTATAGCAGAACCCATCAGTAGGCCGTCACATATTCATGAGTACAAAATTACCGCATATTCTTTATATGCAGCTGTGTCGGTAGGATTGGAAACAGATGATATTCTTTCTGTTCTTGACCGATTATCAAAAGTTCCCGTTGCTCAGTcaattattgatttcattaaaagtGCTACAGTTTCCTACGGTAAGGTTAAGCTAGTTATCAAGCATAATAgatattttgttgaaacTTCGCAGGCCGATATTCTACAGATGCTATTAAAGGACCCAATAATCGGTCCTCTAAGAATAGATAGTGATCAACAGCAGCAGGTGTCTAAGATGGCAGATGCTACTGCTGTGAACAACGCTACTGGTACTAGTACGAATATTAATCCTAACGACGTGGAAGCCATGTTCAGTGCCGTTGTTGGAGGAGACaatgaaagagaagaagatgatgatgatattgatgctGTTCActcatttgaaattgctAATGCTTCAGTTGAAATCGTCAAGAGGAGAtgtcaagaaattgattatCCTGTTTTAGAAGAATATGATTTCAGAAATGACCATCGTAATCCTGACTTAGGCATTGATTTGAAACCTTCCACGCAAATTAGACcatatcaagaaaagtcTTTAAGTAAGATGTTTGGTAATGGTCGTGCTAGAAGTGGGATTATCGTGTTACCGTGTGGTGCAGGGAAAACTTTAGTTGGTATCACAGCTGCTTGTACCATTAAAAAATCTGTTATTGTGCTTTGTACTTCATCTGTCTCTGTAATGCAATGGAGACAGCAATTCTTACAATGGTGTACTTTACAGCCTGAAAATTGTGCTGTTTTCACATCCGATAATAAGGAAATGTTTCAAACAGAATCAGGGTTGGTCGTTTCTACTTATTCTATGGTTGCTAACACCAGAAACAGATCTCATGATTCTCAAAAAGTTATGGATTTTTTGACCGGTAGAGAATGGGgctttattattttagATGAAGTGCACGTTGTTCCTGCAGCTATGTTCCGTAGAGTTGTTTCTACCATTGCTGCCCATGCCAAGTTGGGGTTGACCGCAACTTTAGTCAGAGAAGATGATAAGATTAgtgatttgaatttcttaaTCGGCCCAAAACTTTATGAAGCTAATTGGATGGAGCTTTCTCAGAAGGGACATATTGCAAATGTCCAATGTGCTGAAGTTTGGTGTCCAATGACCGCTGAGTTTTATCAGGAATATTTGAGAGAATCTGCCAGGAAGAGAATGTTGTTGTACATCATGAATCCAACTAAATTTCAAGCATGTCAGTTCTTGATCCAATATCACGAAAAGAGAGGCGACAAGATTATTGTATTTTCGGACAATGTATATGCATTGCAAGAATATGCCCTGAAGTTAGGTAAACCCTTCATTTACGGTTCTACACCTCAGCAAGAACGTATGaacattttacaaaatttccaatatAATGACCAGATTAACACCATATTTTTATCTAAAGTTGGTGATACTTCTATTGATTTACCGGAAGCGACATgtttgattcaaatttcgTCACATTATGGTTCACGTCGTCAAGAAGCGCAAAGACTAGGTAGAATTCTTAGGGCAAAAAGACGTAATGATGAAGGTTTCAATGCTTTCTTCTACTCTTTGGTATCCAAAGATACACAAGAAATGTATTACTCAACAAAGAGACAGGCCTTTTTGGTTGACCAAGGTTATGCCTTCAAAGTCATTACACATTTACATGGaatggaaaatttaccaaatttagCTTATTCTTCTGCAAGAGAACGTAGGGAATTATTACAGGAAGTGTTGTTGAAGAATGAAGAAGCTGCAGGTATAGAAGTAGGCGATGATGCAGACAATACCATTGGTCGTGGCAATAATGTTAACAGGCGCTTTAAAAACAAAGCAGTTAGAGGCGAGGGATCTTTAGCTGGTCTCGCAGGTGGTGAAGATATGGCATACATGGAATACAGTACAAATAAGAATAAGGATTTGAAAGAACACCATCCATTAATTCGTAAAATGTATTATAAAAACGCTAAAAAATGA
- the KAFR0D02290 gene encoding GNAT family N-acetyltransferase yields MSTNQGTESTENNDITVRLVDKDDKNSWKELWTLFMEFQQTSLPEEQEELNFRRFIDPEVNMWSALAIDEASGRAIGMANFFSHMSTWDLTDIIYLNDLYVREDVRTRGIGRKLIDFVYEHADKMGTPKVYWWTDEHNHRAQLLYTKVGKRTPKVVYKRIGY; encoded by the coding sequence ATGAGTACAAACCAAGGAACTGAAAGCACAGAGAATAATGACATTACTGTCAGACTAGTGGACAAAGATGATAAGAATAGCTGGAAAGAACTCTGGACGCTATTCATGGAATTTCAGCAGACGAGTTTACCAGAGGAGCAAGAAGAACTCAATTTTAGAAGATTCATCGATCCTGAAGTTAACATGTGGTCTGCTCTAGCAATTGATGAAGCCTCTGGAAGGGCCATCGGCATggctaattttttttctcatatGAGTACTTGGGATTTGACAGATATCATCTATTTAAATGACCTTTACGTGAGGGAAGATGTAAGAACAAGGGGTATTGGGAGAAAATTGATTGACTTTGTCTACGAGCATGCTGATAAAATGGGCACACCTAAAGTCTATTGGTGGACAGATGAGCATAATCATAGAGCACAATTACTATACACTAAGGTAGGGAAGAGGACACCAAAGGTCGTTTATAAAAGAATTGGGTATTGA
- the LPX1 gene encoding triglyceride lipase (similar to Saccharomyces cerevisiae YOR084W; ancestral locus Anc_5.693), producing the protein MQTLLDKHYTKETKVASACLSRAPNATLVPGKDKLSVVYDVFTNISAPATGDYKNINLMFLHGSGMNRAIWEYHIANFTKFLDALPFRFHKIVTLDQVNHGDSLVLNKNKLGVNFDWVDGARDACKVAELEFLQETTTTKAINVVVGHSMGGFQALSCGILFPYLFEVIIPIEPVVLTPVIPNEDKRTIIPENFYRALKGKMKDRFSLVECYDRYMEKETFYNRVHPEILARIKNFEKVEQNGQIITKMTNEQNMICYATLYPGGLWLIQSLESIVVPVYGIVGGVSNWCPPENQELLIKKIPNYEKVVIQEGDHLLNIELPDICIEHILRAIANYCRIHASENPGIITDLSDDKRESKFHGDFEKFINDRVDRKGSKRVLAKF; encoded by the coding sequence ATGCAAACTTTACTTGATAAGCATTATACAAAGGAGACTAAGGTAGCCTCTGCCTGCTTGAGTAGAGCACCAAATGCTACACTAGTTCCAGGAAAGGACAAATTATCAGTGGTTTATGATGTCTTCACGAACATATCAGCACCTGCAACGGGAgattataaaaatattaatttgaTGTTTTTACATGGTTCGGGTATGAACAGAGCTATTTGGGAATATCATATTGccaattttacaaaatttctCGATGCTCTTCCCTTTAGAtttcataaaattgttACACTTGACCAAGTAAATCACGGAGATTCGTTGGTTctgaataaaaataagCTGGGTGTGAATTTTGATTGGGTTGATGGTGCCAGAGACGCCTGCAAGGTAGCAGAGTTGGAGTTTTTGCAGGAGACCACAACCACAAAGGCAATCAATGTTGTTGTCGGTCATTCAATGGGAGGTTTCCAGGCGCTTAGCTGTGGAATTTTATTTccttatttatttgaagtTATAATACCCATTGAACCGGTTGTTCTGACGCCAGTCATTCCAAATGAAGACAAGAGAACAATTATTCCTGAAAATTTCTACAGAGCCTTGAAAGGGAAAATGAAGGACAGATTCAGTTTGGTCGAATGTTATGACAGATACATGGAAAAGGAAACCTTTTATAACAGAGTTCATCCAGAAATCCTTGCAAGAATCAAAAACTTCGAGAAAGTGGAGCAGAATGGTCAGATAATTACTAAAATGACCAACGAACAAAACATGATTTGCTATGCGACACTTTATCCAGGCGGTCTATGGTTGATTCAGTCCTTAGAGTCGATAGTAGTTCCAGTGTATGGCATTGTAGGCGGCGTCTCGAATTGGTGCCCTCCAGAGAATCAAGAGCTGCTGATTAAAAAGATACCAAATTATGAAAAGGTAGTAATCCAAGAAGGAGATCATCTTTTAAATATAGAACTCCCGGATATTTGCATTGAACACATTTTACGTGCGATTGCTAACTACTGTCGCATTCATGCTAGCGAGAACCCAGGAATTATCACCGATCTAAGTGACGATAAAAgagaatcaaaatttcatggTGACTTCGAAAAGTTTATAAACGACAGAGTTGATCGTAAGGGTTCAAAAAGAGTTTTGGCAAAGTTTTAG
- the KAFR0D02310 gene encoding Whi5 domain-containing protein (similar to Saccharomyces cerevisiae SRL3 (YKR091W) and WHI5 (YOR083W); ancestral locus Anc_5.692), with protein sequence MSESTSAATTPKRPTSKRLSVEFSNPISVSLSSAESTKLKDDTTSHSPATPSPPSKVRRSSTSMGYLSTPVHRKTDQSMLLNPDTSSSNQNSYHKDMFTSPSTQQTHQRTRTLPPTTPKSRNHEVFLSPSPKLKSPKVNSINKEKDKPIREISNNLKTRLNYAFVKLQNGWVDKTLPELENELDATHHTAYINRFAKGNGSDSDNDEVRIIDEGDTTSAHLAFIKALSSPKSNSAGQQQLLPAANKEHKKQRSTEVEAIETLMSLSSPKKQSRPSFSPNSTSITTTQNDTDVETEADLSDHS encoded by the coding sequence ATGTCAGAGAGTACGAGTGCTGCAACTACACCAAAGAGACCAACGTCAAAAAGACTTTCCGTTGAATTCAGCAACCCTATATCTGTATCCCTATCTAGTGCAGAAAGCACAAAACTCAAAGATGATACTACTAGCCACTCACCGGCAACTCCCTCGCCCCCCAGCAAAGTAAGAAGGTCATCGACATCTATGGGTTATCTATCGACACCAGTTCACAGAAAGACGGATCAATCCATGCTGCTGAATCCAGATACCTCAAGTTCAAACCAGAACTCTTATCATAAGGACATGTTTACATCACCTAGCACACAACAAACACATCAAAGGACACGAACACTTCCTCCTACGACTCCAAAATCAAGGAACCATGAAGTTTTTCTTTCACCATCACCAAAGTTAAAATCACCTAAAGTGAATTCAataaacaaagaaaaggaTAAACCAATAAgagaaatatcaaataatttgaaaaccaGATTAAATTATGCATTTGTAAAACTACAGAACGGCTGGGTTGACAAAACGTTACCAGAACTAGAGAATGAGCTCGATGCTACTCACCATACTGCTTACATAAATAGGTTTGCCAAGGGTAACGGAAGTGATTCTGACAATGATGAAGTAAGGATAATTGATGAAGGCGATACAACGTCTGCACACTTAGCATTCATTAAAGCACTCTCATCTCCGAAAAGCAATAGTGCCGGTCAACAACAGCTTCTGCCAGCCGCTAACAAGGAACATAAGAAGCAAAGGTCGACAGAAGTAGAAGCAATAGAAACGCTGATGTCACTGTCAAGTCCCAAGAAACAAAGTAGACCTTCGTTTAGTCCGAATTCGACAAGCATAACTACAACACAAAATGACACTGACGTAGAGACGGAAGCGGACTTATCAGACCATTCTTAA
- the KAFR0D02320 gene encoding LIM domain-containing protein (similar to Saccharomyces cerevisiae PXL1 (YKR090W); ancestral locus Anc_5.691), translating into MPVYGSPFPKLKSEVRYKTVFERAGFDVNYEPPSTQLKKNKLNIASIHYDALLKSTKNKIRIKSQGNPNEFTFETDINPLEKSFLRLTQQDEAETPSVKSSVLETEIFNFEESPNTYSENTTPIFDSNEFSKDLDTPQNDDILAFEKYNTFQNSKFEQLTEEDTKSIKNDACSLANEFTFEAQTIESKALSSDQVRSLGPHDMEETSVSDNFEVQPISDSPESFIDNTFSSTIYFDANGSKSRHSSVVLSKEQSLDDEDVLQGVEDEKDNVSLVSSKTVDEKEALGQSTDEMESISLTSTASVDDKTITEANVSSQSYQDIETHSDNFISEDTEETRVESVLIEKEEKYEEVPTATSIQLHKLLEQLEDTKQSKRQELLKLSSGHMIAEKADATQDVEPLESKEFTSFKKSSCYLSGMPEELFAPQNEEIIEEPALKYETGEGPCRNCHQPIIPSIKIKEEKPVSASELSGQWHRKCFHCVEVGCNVQFNKNVSCYIIDDLPYCQYHYHKKNGSICKMCTNGIEGECLENDKFERFHTHCLTCFVCRETISNDYFIFNGNIPFCDKHDVNALVEHGIIEFDTTSDHQENKIHRRRTRIIGY; encoded by the coding sequence ATGCCAGTTTATGGATCACCATTTCCTAAATTGAAGTCAGAAGTGCGTTACAAGACTGTCTTCGAGAGAGCTGGTTTTGATGTCAACTATGAGCCACCTTCGACacagttgaagaaaaataaactaAATATCGCTTCTATTCACTATGATGCTCTCTTAAAATCAacaaaaaacaaaataagaATCAAGTCACAGGGAAACCCAAATGAATTTACTTTTGAAACGGATATCAACCCACTAGAAAAAAGTTTTCTTAGGTTAACTCAACAAGATGAAGCTGAAACACCTTCCGTCAAGTCAAGTGTCTTAGAAACAGAGATTTTCAACTTCGAAGAATCGCCAAATACATATTCTGAAAATACTACCccaatttttgattcaaatgaatttagTAAGGATCTTGATACACCACAGAATGATGATATACTTGCATTTGAAAAGTACAACACATTTCAGAACTCTAAGTTTGAACAACTCACAGAAGAAGACACCAAATCTATCAAAAATGATGCTTGTTCTCTTGCAAACGAATTCACTTTCGAGGCGCAGACCATAGAATCAAAAGCACTTTCATCGGATCAGGTTCGTTCGCTTGGGCCTCATGATATGGAAGAGACCTCAGTAtctgataattttgaagtgCAACCAATTTCAGACAGTCCTGAATCGTTTATAGATAACACCTTTTCTTCGACCATTTATTTTGATGCCAATGGATCTAAGAGTAGACATTCAAGTGTTGTTCTATCCAAAGAACAATCATTGGACGACGAAGATGTTCTACAGGGagttgaagatgaaaaggaTAATGTTAGTTTAGTTTCCAGTAAAACCgttgatgaaaaagagGCATTGGGACAAAGTACTGATGAAATGGAAAGTATAAGTCTGACAAGCACTGCCTCTGTTGACGATAAAACAATAACGGAAGCTAACGTTTCCAGTCAATCATACCAGGATATTGAGACGCATTCTGATAACTTTATCAGTGAAGATACCGAAGAAACCAGAGTTGAATCTGTTTTAatagaaaaggaagaaaaatatgaagaGGTACCAACTGCCACAAGCATACAATTGCATAAGTTACTAGAGCAATTAGAAGATACGAAACAGTCTAAAAGACAGGAATTGTTAAAATTATCATCTGGACATATGATTGCTGAAAAAGCAGACGCCACTCAGGACGTTGAACCTCTCGAAAGCAAAGAATTTActtcattcaaaaaatctaGTTGCTATCTCTCAGGGATGCCAGAAGAACTGTTTGCCCCTCAAAATGAGGAAATTATCGAAGAACCTGCATTAAAATACGAAACTGGGGAGGGGCCTTGTCGAAACTGTCATCAACCAATAATTCCatcaatcaaaattaaGGAAGAAAAGCCAGTGAGTGCCAGTGAACTATCCGGGCAATGGCATCGTAAATGCTTCCATTGTGTCGAGGTTGGCTGTAATgttcaattcaataaaaatgttTCATGTTACATTATAGACGATCTTCCATATTGTCAGTACCACTATCACAAGAAAAACGGATcaatttgtaaaatgtGCACAAATGGCATTGAAGGAGAATgtcttgaaaatgataaattcgAAAGATTCCATACACACTGTCTCACATGTTTTGTTTGTCGTGAAACTATTTCCAACGATTATTTCATATTTAATGGTAATATACCATTTTGCGATAAGCATGATGTTAATGCATTAGTTGAACACGggattattgaatttgatactACTAGCGATCaccaagaaaataaaattcatAGAAGGAGAACAAGAATAATCGGCTATTAA
- the KAFR0D02330 gene encoding uncharacterized protein (similar to Saccharomyces cerevisiae TGL4 (YKR089C) and TGL5 (YOR081C); ancestral locus Anc_5.690) — protein MTSYPVTQYLIERYYESIGKLLPDSINLPLHKDSNELLQIIEDVDTSLQLETSTDVSLDSIDNETCSTEHISKFDKLLAFCYSLVGKASYNENKSISQLQAERADSISYDQWKITSLKLDALLKKEEWKLNKESSLYDWKLIEEVTEQLRFHRENKNYDELLYLIRVYWKRRLGNIDNVNLYKYCNFGTKKAIEEYLLESKLSIDCLLNESDIDDHYLLNTFQQTKRNIGKSALVLSGGATFGLFHIGVLAALFEADLLPKVISGTSAGAIVASIFCVHTKDEIPSLLTHVLDMEFNIFNDRNDKTESEKFLTRFERFFKSGTWFDSGHLVNTMIGFLGDMTFREAYYRTGRILNITVSPASLFEQPRLLNYLTAPNVMIWSAVCASCSVPGVFPATPLYEKDQKKGTKQPWTGNKSVKFVDGSVDNDLPISRLSEMFNVDNIIACQVNIHVFPFLKFSNSCVGGEIEYEVSAKLRNHLSQMYNFTVNEIVHYMEMIGELGFAKTIMSKLRSVLSQQYSGNITILPDVTMMLKSTDLLTNPTQKFLLEETTYGARATWPKLSIIHNSCGQEFALDRAIQHLKGKIIMSSSIKNQLQFSDGALRLRGSTDVKTFDHKEPALEDDNLADANQPNFPPLVVPSNLTARRLRSLSVKVPLNRKFSENSVFTLPKTSRTVARTRTRQSQSFSTANTIHQMSLSPEKHKKRK, from the coding sequence ATGACATCTTATCCTGTGACACAGTACCTCATAGAGCGGTATTACGAGTCAATTGGTAAACTGTTGCCAGATAGTATCAACTTACCATTACATAAAGATAGCAACGAATTGCTTCAAATCATCGAAGATGTTGATACAAGTCTCCAACTAGAGACATCGACAGATGTCTCCCTTGATTCAATCGATAATGAGACTTGTTCAACTGAACATATTTCTAAATTCGATAAGCTACTGGCGTTTTGCTATTCACTGGTCGGTAAAGCATCctataatgaaaataaaagtatATCACAGTTACAGGCTGAAAGAGCTGATTCCATATCATACGATCAATGGAAGATAACTTCTTTGAAGTTAGAtgcattattgaaaaaagaagaatggAAGTTGAATAAAGAATCATCACTTTATGACTGGAAGCTCATAGAAGAAGTTACAGAACAACTACGATTTCATAGAGAGAATAAAAACTATGATGAACTATTATATCTAATCAGGGTCTACTGGAAGAGGAGACTCGGAAATATAGACAACGTTAACCTCTACAAGTATTGTAACTTTGGTACGAAAAAGGCAATAGAAGAGTATCTTTTGGAATCAAAACTATCCATCGATTGCCTTCTCAATGAATCTGATATAGACGATCATTATCTATTAAATACCTTTCaacaaacaaaaagaaacatcGGTAAAAGTGCGTTGGTCCTTAGTGGTGGTGCCACTTTCGGTTTATTCCATATTGGAGTTCTTGCTGCTTTATTTGAAGCCGATTTGTTACCAAAGGTTATAAGTGGTACAAGTGCTGGCGCCATTGTTGCAAGCATATTTTGTGTTCACACAAAGGACGAAATACCAAGCCTTTTAACACATGTGCTGGATATGgaatttaatatatttaatgatCGTAATGACAAAAcagaaagtgaaaaattccttaccagatttgaaagattctttAAAAGCGGTACTTGGTTTGATAGCGGGCATCTTGTCAATACTATGATTGGCTTTCTTGGAGATATGACTTTCCGTGAAGCGTACTATAGAACAGGTAGAATATTGAACATTACAGTGTCCCCAGCATCGCTGTTTGAGCAACCAAGATtgttgaattatttgactgCCCCGAATGTTATGATTTGGTCTGCAGTTTGTGCTTCTTGCTCAGTTCCGGGTGTATTTCCTGCAACACCATTGTACGAAAAGGATCAAAAAAAGGGAACTAAGCAACCTTGGACAGGAAATAAATCAGttaaatttgttgatgGTTCAGTGGACAATGATTTACCTATTTCGAGACTTTCAGAAATGTTCAATGTAGATAATATTATAGCATGCCAAGTTAATATTCATGTGTTTCcatttctaaaattttctaattcatgTGTTGGTGGAGAAATCGAATATGAAGTTAGTGCTAAGTTAAGAAACCATCTTTCTCAAATGTACAATTTTACAGTGAATGAAATAGTTCATTATATGGAAATGATTGGAGAGCTTGGCTTTGCGAAAACAATTATGTCAAAATTAAGATCTGTTCTTTCGCAGCAGTACTCTGGTAATATAACTATTTTGCCAGATGTAACGATGATGCTAAAGAGTACCGATCTTCTCACTAACCCAACTCAAAAATTCTTATTGGAAGAAACCACTTATGGTGCACGCGCAACGTGGCCAAAGTTATCGATTATCCATAATAGTTGTGGTCAAGAATTCGCTTTAGATAGGGCCATTCAGCACTTGAAAGGTAAGATAATCATGTCatcatcaataaaaaatcaattacaATTCAGTGATGGCGCATTAAGATTGAGAGGATCAACAGATGTTAAAACTTTCGATCACAAAGAACCTGCTTTGGAAGATGATAATCTTGCGGACGCAAATCAACCAAACTTTCCACCACTGGTAGTCCCATCGAACTTGACTGCTAGAAGGCTTCGGTCTCTGAGTGTCAAGGTTCCTTtaaatagaaaattttcGGAAAACTCTGTATTCACTCTTCCAAAGACTAGCAGGACTGTAGcaagaacaagaacaagACAATCtcaatctttttcaactGCTAATACAATACACCAAATGTCTCTCTCACCTGAGAAGcataaaaaaagaaaataa